In Pseudomonas putida, a genomic segment contains:
- the radC gene encoding RadC family protein: MSQLSFSSLMVRDAQGRYLLATAEQILEAARQAIERKMQRGTSFTSPAAVKEYLRAKLAGFEHEVFAVLFMDTQHRLIEYAEMFRGTIDGASVYPRELVKEALRLNAAAVIVSHNHPSGNPEPSGADRALTQRLKEALGLVDVRVLDHIIVAGTDTTSFAERGLI, from the coding sequence ATGTCGCAACTGTCCTTTTCCTCGCTGATGGTGCGTGACGCGCAGGGCCGCTACCTGCTGGCGACTGCCGAGCAGATTCTGGAGGCCGCGCGCCAGGCCATCGAGCGCAAGATGCAACGCGGTACGTCGTTCACGTCGCCGGCAGCGGTCAAGGAGTACCTGCGCGCCAAGCTGGCCGGCTTCGAGCATGAGGTGTTCGCGGTGCTGTTCATGGACACGCAGCATCGGCTGATCGAGTACGCCGAGATGTTCCGAGGCACCATCGACGGCGCATCGGTGTATCCGCGTGAGCTGGTCAAGGAGGCGCTGCGGCTCAATGCGGCGGCGGTCATCGTGTCGCACAACCACCCGAGCGGCAATCCCGAGCCGAGCGGTGCCGACCGAGCACTGACCCAGCGGCTCAAGGAGGCACTGGGGCTGGTGGACGTGCGCGTGCTGGATCACATCATCGTCGCGGGCACCGACACCACATCGTTTGCCGAACGTGGCCTGATCTGA
- a CDS encoding competence protein ComEC — protein MADYFEIDFLGVETAKSGDAITLRYSVNGTEGVHVVDGGYLDTGDQIVEHLKTYYGTTVIDHVILTHPDRDHANGLRKVLEQCTVKNLWINRPWIYADQLIDRFENYESVEALRRKLRSIYDASAALEDIALEKGISIHAPLQGQSIGPFMVMAPTLGRYLDLIVDSSKTPEAVDESVMDSALSSLFRAVKAATAYIKSLWGEEYFPPGPTSRENEMSVVQSAVLNGHRIMLTGDAGREALQEVIDYAPFAGLTLPGIRYFQVPHHGGRHNVSTEILDQLLGPRLDAMPDNHHWNAICSSAKADEDHPRKSVIRAVLHRGGHWAATESKNIRIGAGITRDGWVPIPQAPYPEDQEN, from the coding sequence ATGGCTGACTACTTCGAGATTGATTTTTTAGGCGTCGAAACAGCGAAAAGCGGGGATGCGATCACGCTACGCTATTCGGTGAATGGCACTGAGGGCGTACACGTCGTTGACGGTGGATACCTGGATACGGGAGATCAGATCGTCGAGCATCTGAAAACCTATTACGGAACAACTGTCATCGACCATGTGATCCTCACGCACCCTGACCGCGACCACGCCAATGGGCTGCGGAAAGTCTTGGAGCAATGCACAGTCAAGAACCTCTGGATCAACAGACCATGGATATACGCAGATCAACTGATTGATCGCTTCGAGAACTATGAGTCAGTTGAAGCCCTGAGAAGGAAGTTGCGGTCCATCTATGATGCCTCGGCAGCGCTTGAGGATATTGCGCTGGAGAAGGGAATTTCTATCCATGCTCCTCTTCAGGGGCAAAGCATTGGCCCATTCATGGTAATGGCACCAACTTTGGGCCGCTATCTTGACCTGATCGTAGATTCATCGAAGACACCGGAAGCTGTTGATGAAAGCGTTATGGATAGTGCGCTAAGCAGCCTATTCCGGGCAGTAAAGGCCGCGACAGCCTATATCAAGTCCCTGTGGGGCGAGGAGTATTTTCCACCTGGCCCCACCAGTCGGGAGAATGAAATGAGTGTGGTGCAGTCGGCTGTGCTGAACGGCCATCGCATTATGCTTACTGGTGATGCAGGACGAGAAGCGTTGCAGGAAGTGATCGACTATGCCCCCTTTGCGGGACTTACGTTGCCCGGAATTCGATACTTCCAAGTGCCTCACCACGGAGGTCGGCACAACGTCTCTACGGAAATTCTGGATCAATTGCTTGGCCCACGCTTGGACGCGATGCCTGACAATCACCACTGGAATGCTATATGCAGCTCCGCCAAAGCGGACGAGGATCACCCGCGGAAGTCGGTGATTCGCGCTGTATTGCACCGGGGCGGGCACTGGGCGGCAACTGAAAGCAAGAACATCCGCATCGGCGCGGGCATCACCCGTGATGGCTGGGTGCCGATTCCTCAGGCGCCGTATCCCGAAGATCAAGAGAATTGA
- a CDS encoding ThiF family adenylyltransferase, with amino-acid sequence MTDAIADALHQLQRHRGLTRVGEPKVIGALTQIAVDVAVQLPSRSRRNGVSETGVRAVETCVLAFGSDWPLSAPKPFLRADFPLNLPHINPHREGELVSPCLFEGSLNELLHRFGLDAIVDQLVDWLHKAAAGTLLDLEQGWEPTRRDSCPSTVVFSAEKVAAAAPVDGAVLVVSAGYVTIDGGLYAIIDDELSAQVDPVFSQGVHNDKLGKWGNGHTATFIARGPITDGHPFVVERYQPETVVDLTTLLDRAAELGIDRDALAQSLEGYYGRSILDMQQDSRGWVHGLYAIVILTVQRPVPLVGSPGRNVEVLPYVVRYELNAQSLLERNAKVHPAFHAHALSPELLARTSGIPSAATSQPLVILGCGSVGSKIAMHLGRAGFGSMTFVDNESISPHNIARHALIERASVLIPPRKSALMKTAFEELSHLQSRAFDADAVTLLVDPERFATSVPQDAALIVDTTASLQVLAAETQSKALDQSPTRLARVVMYGQGRCVAVLLEGPSRAGRVDDLTAFLFECCRFVPELRASIAGDTSEPTRIFVGDNCRSLTMPMSDTVVSRSASLAGVQLERWLVDGLPKEATLCAGIADAEGLGMAWSRASLGPTTVLDVADDGGWSVRILHPVAHAINADALHWGAVETGGALVGRISFESRTITIAGLVEAPSDSVRKAARFVLGTSGLVQSLRAANEVSLGYLAFIGTWHSHPKGGAHSGIDRNTLRSIAVDAGGLPAVSLVWTPTGLTCAVDRW; translated from the coding sequence ATGACGGACGCTATCGCAGACGCACTGCATCAACTTCAGCGACATCGGGGCTTGACCCGCGTTGGCGAACCAAAGGTAATCGGTGCATTGACGCAGATAGCAGTCGATGTTGCCGTGCAACTGCCAAGCAGGTCTCGGCGTAACGGCGTCTCCGAAACCGGGGTGCGTGCCGTCGAGACATGCGTGCTGGCATTCGGTAGTGACTGGCCCCTATCCGCGCCCAAGCCCTTCTTGCGTGCGGACTTCCCGCTCAACCTGCCACACATAAACCCCCATCGCGAAGGCGAGTTGGTTTCGCCATGCCTGTTCGAAGGATCTTTGAACGAACTGCTGCATCGGTTTGGTCTCGACGCCATTGTCGATCAGTTGGTTGATTGGCTGCACAAGGCTGCCGCCGGAACGTTGTTGGACCTGGAGCAAGGGTGGGAACCGACGCGGCGAGACAGTTGTCCTTCGACCGTTGTCTTCAGTGCCGAAAAGGTCGCGGCCGCCGCCCCCGTTGACGGAGCGGTTTTGGTGGTTTCCGCGGGCTACGTGACGATTGATGGCGGGCTATACGCCATCATCGATGACGAGCTGAGCGCACAAGTCGATCCTGTGTTCTCCCAAGGCGTTCACAACGACAAGTTGGGAAAGTGGGGGAATGGCCATACCGCGACCTTCATTGCGCGGGGACCAATCACCGATGGCCACCCGTTTGTAGTCGAACGCTATCAACCGGAGACGGTTGTCGATCTCACGACACTGCTAGATCGAGCAGCGGAACTTGGTATCGATCGTGACGCTTTAGCCCAAAGCTTGGAGGGTTATTACGGGCGCTCGATTCTGGATATGCAACAAGACTCGCGTGGTTGGGTGCACGGTTTGTACGCGATTGTGATTCTGACTGTACAAAGACCAGTGCCGCTTGTTGGATCACCAGGCCGGAATGTCGAAGTATTGCCCTATGTGGTGCGCTATGAACTCAACGCTCAATCGCTCCTAGAGCGAAATGCCAAGGTTCACCCCGCTTTTCATGCGCATGCGTTGTCTCCCGAGCTGCTGGCACGGACATCTGGTATCCCGTCAGCAGCCACATCACAGCCACTGGTCATCCTTGGCTGCGGTAGTGTGGGATCAAAAATCGCGATGCACCTCGGGCGGGCTGGTTTCGGCTCAATGACTTTCGTTGACAACGAATCCATATCACCTCACAACATAGCGCGGCATGCACTCATTGAGCGAGCATCGGTGCTGATCCCGCCTCGGAAGTCGGCGCTGATGAAGACGGCCTTTGAAGAACTGTCGCATCTTCAATCGCGCGCGTTCGACGCTGACGCTGTGACCCTCCTAGTCGATCCGGAACGGTTCGCCACAAGCGTTCCTCAGGATGCTGCCCTTATCGTGGATACGACGGCTTCACTTCAGGTACTGGCCGCAGAAACGCAATCAAAAGCATTGGACCAATCCCCAACTCGACTGGCACGGGTCGTGATGTATGGCCAGGGGCGCTGTGTCGCGGTTTTGCTTGAAGGGCCAAGTCGCGCCGGTCGGGTTGACGACCTCACGGCATTCTTATTCGAGTGCTGCCGGTTTGTACCAGAACTTCGTGCGTCGATTGCCGGTGATACGTCGGAGCCGACGCGCATTTTTGTAGGGGACAATTGCCGCTCACTGACCATGCCAATGTCAGATACCGTTGTTTCGCGGTCTGCATCACTGGCTGGAGTGCAACTGGAACGCTGGCTCGTTGATGGGCTGCCGAAGGAAGCGACGCTTTGTGCTGGCATCGCGGATGCCGAAGGCCTTGGCATGGCCTGGAGTCGCGCGAGCCTTGGCCCAACCACTGTGCTCGATGTAGCGGACGATGGTGGCTGGAGCGTTCGGATTCTCCACCCTGTGGCGCACGCGATCAATGCTGATGCGCTGCACTGGGGTGCGGTGGAAACAGGAGGCGCCTTGGTTGGCCGTATCTCGTTTGAAAGTCGAACCATCACCATTGCGGGCCTTGTCGAGGCGCCCTCTGACAGTGTTCGCAAGGCAGCCCGCTTCGTCCTTGGAACCAGTGGGCTTGTCCAAAGTTTGCGTGCTGCAAACGAGGTCTCTTTGGGGTATCTCGCTTTCATTGGCACCTGGCACAGCCACCCGAAAGGCGGCGCGCATTCGGGGATAGACCGGAATACATTGCGCAGCATCGCTGTGGATGCAGGTGGTCTCCCCGCCGTGTCGTTAGTATGGACTCCAACAGGACTCACGTGCGCGGTTGACCGATGGTAA